The region TTCTGCTTCGCCAACAAGGTCGATTTGATTTTCTTTTTACGGTTCATAAACGATTGTGCTTATCATTGCACTTATCAAAGGTAAGAAATAATGTGCCTATTGTAAGCGATTTACCCAACCAGCTGAAACTAAACTGGTATAAACTGAGCTGCTAAAAGCTAGGCCGCAGAAGCCCCCACGCTTGCCATTAAATCACCAGAAAGATAAGGCGAAATATATTCACTAAAGCGAGCAAAGTCGATATTACCACCAGAAAGCACAACCCCGACACGCTTGCCTTTCATCTTTCCTTGCTCAGCAATCAAGCCTGCGAGCGAGACAGCACCAGCTCCCTCACTTAGGTTGTGTGTTGTTTTAAAGTACAAGTACATGGCCTGCGTAATTTGTTGCTCGGTCACCGTTATCACGCGACTGGCACCACCTTTAATGATCTCAAACGCCTCAGGTAGCGGTGTGCGAGTGGCAACCCCATCAGCCAAGGTATTCACGTCTTGACCAGGAATGATTTTGCCAGCGTTGAATGATTCAGCAAAAGCAGGTGCCCCCTCGGCCACTACGCCAACAATTTCAGCTTTTATTCCGAGTAAATCACGGGTTTTGATCAAGCCACAAATACCTGAACCCATGCCGATTGGCACATAAACGACATCTAACTCTTTTACGGCTTGTAAAAATTCCAGTGCGTAGGTCGCAACCCCAATCACCAACTCAGGCGCAAATGGTGCTACAGGTTGATAACCACTGCTTTCCACTAACGTGGCACTGTGCTGACGCGCCGCTTCAAAGTCTTTGCCGTGCACCACTAAATTGGCACCAAAACCTTTTATCGCCGCATTTTGATCTTCGCTATTGCCTTCGGGAACAACTATAGTCACTGGCATTCCTGTTTTTTGACCAGCAAACGATAAGCTTTGTCCGTGATTACCGCGTGTTGCCGACAAAATACCTGCAGGCCTGTCAGCGCGCTGCATCAATTGATTCAGTAGGTAAATGCCACCGCGCACTTTAAAGGCCGTGGTTGGTGTGTGGTTTTCATGTTTTACCCAAACATCACAGCCCAATTGCTTTGACAATTGCGGCCAGTTATATTGCGGGGTTGGCGGCATAATTTGATAAATAACATCGGCTGCGTGATTGATGTCTGACAGGTTAAACATAACGGCCTCATTGATCTGAATCGGCTAAAAACTTGACAAAAAGCATAGAAGCCTTAATTGTATGGTTCAAGAATTATATTGTATGGCGGACAATAAAATCTGGGCACCTAATCTTAAAGAAGCACTTTCAGCGAGCACTTCCAATAAACCACTTTACCTGCAAATTGTTGATGCCATGGCACAAGATATCGCCAGTGGTAAGCTCGCGATTGGTGAAAAACTGCCACCGCAACGCCAGCTCGCATGGCACTTAGATATTAACCTGAGTACTGTGACTAAGGCGTTTCGACAAGCAGCAAAGCAGCAATTAATTTCTGGTGAAGTTGGGCGCGGCACCTATGTACTTGGCCAAAGCGCTGAAGCGGAACTGTTTTTATTAAAACAATCGGCAGAACAAACCGTGATCGATTTAAGTACGCACCAGCCGGCACAGTTGCTCGACAAACACAGTAAAGATAACGCGCTAGAGCTAGCAATTGCCAAACTCAGTGAACAAGCTGGAGGGCTTAGCGAGTACCTAGATTACCAATCGCCAAGCTTTGTTGCTGAGCTGAAATTGGCTGGGGCAAAGTGGCTATCAGAGTTAGGTTATCCGATCAGCGCCCAGCACTGTTTGATCACTAATACGGCACAAAATGCGCTAATGATAAGCCTAATGGCGTGTTGTCAAAAAGACGAAGTGGTATTGGTGAACGAGCTCACATTCCCCGGAATGAAAGCGCTTGCCAAACAAATGGGCATCAAGCTTTATGGCGTAAAAAGCGATCATTTAGGGTTAGTGCCTGAAGCCCTAGCACTTGCTATTCGAACCACGGGAGCGAAAGTATTGGTCTCTGATCCGCTTTATCAAAACCCTACGGCTGTGTCGATGAACGCCAAACGTATTAACGATATTAAAGCGATTATTAGCCGTGAAAAGATCTTGTTTGTTGAAGAGTATGTCATTGGTGCGCTCTCTGACAGGCCGCCTATTTCCGCTGATATTCAATCGCAATCTATTGTGATTTCCAGCTTTGCCAAAGCGATATCGCCGGGTATTCGTTTTGCGGTAATTGCCGGTAAACACCCAGTGCTGAACCAAATTAACCAACAAAGCCATGCTACAAGCTGGCAACTTAGCCCACTTACCGCCGCGATTGCAAAACTATGGATTGACGATGGCACAGCGCATGCTCGAACTAAAGCACAACAGCAAGAGATAGCAACGCGATTTAAACTATTTGCCAAGGTTTTTCATGACCACTTTACTGAGCAAGTAATACCGTTTTGCTCCCATGTTTGGCTACCCGTAAATCAAGACGCTGATTTCGTCGCTGAGCAACTGGAATTACAAGGCGTGCGGGTTGTTCCGGCGCGCGTTTTTGCGGTCAGCCACCATTTCCCTAATGCGATTCGAGTGAGCTTAACCGCGGCAAAGAGTCACACAGAACTCGTAAAGGCACTTAACATTATTAAGCAATCAGGCTTTATTGAAAGTAATGAAAAGTCATGAGCTTAACTGCGTTTTTTGCCAATTCGATATTCACCTTTTGCCGCTAGTTGCACTGACCAAGTAACACCACTGATGGCAAGCCAAACGAAACACAAGGCAAAGAAAATAATCAGCCCATGGTTAAAATTACCGCTTTTGCCATAATCTATAAAGTGCAGCATAAAAGCGATATCGGTTAAGCGTTTGTGTTGATCGCTATGGCCTATTACTCGTCCTGTCGCGGCTTCAATATAAACACTTGTCGCCAGTTCATCAGCAAAATTGACTTGCCAACTTGGGTTTTGCTGATGGGGAAATTCCGGCAGGTTTGATTTAAAATAGCTCACGCTTGCCATATCCCCTTGCCCTGAGTAGCTTACCTTGGCGATTTGGCTGATATGGCTTTCATCCAAGCTAAATGGCTCGCCAGTATAAGCATGGAAC is a window of Thalassotalea euphylliae DNA encoding:
- a CDS encoding threonine dehydratase; its protein translation is MFNLSDINHAADVIYQIMPPTPQYNWPQLSKQLGCDVWVKHENHTPTTAFKVRGGIYLLNQLMQRADRPAGILSATRGNHGQSLSFAGQKTGMPVTIVVPEGNSEDQNAAIKGFGANLVVHGKDFEAARQHSATLVESSGYQPVAPFAPELVIGVATYALEFLQAVKELDVVYVPIGMGSGICGLIKTRDLLGIKAEIVGVVAEGAPAFAESFNAGKIIPGQDVNTLADGVATRTPLPEAFEIIKGGASRVITVTEQQITQAMYLYFKTTHNLSEGAGAVSLAGLIAEQGKMKGKRVGVVLSGGNIDFARFSEYISPYLSGDLMASVGASAA
- a CDS encoding aminotransferase-like domain-containing protein is translated as MADNKIWAPNLKEALSASTSNKPLYLQIVDAMAQDIASGKLAIGEKLPPQRQLAWHLDINLSTVTKAFRQAAKQQLISGEVGRGTYVLGQSAEAELFLLKQSAEQTVIDLSTHQPAQLLDKHSKDNALELAIAKLSEQAGGLSEYLDYQSPSFVAELKLAGAKWLSELGYPISAQHCLITNTAQNALMISLMACCQKDEVVLVNELTFPGMKALAKQMGIKLYGVKSDHLGLVPEALALAIRTTGAKVLVSDPLYQNPTAVSMNAKRINDIKAIISREKILFVEEYVIGALSDRPPISADIQSQSIVISSFAKAISPGIRFAVIAGKHPVLNQINQQSHATSWQLSPLTAAIAKLWIDDGTAHARTKAQQQEIATRFKLFAKVFHDHFTEQVIPFCSHVWLPVNQDADFVAEQLELQGVRVVPARVFAVSHHFPNAIRVSLTAAKSHTELVKALNIIKQSGFIESNEKS